The proteins below come from a single Serratia fonticola genomic window:
- a CDS encoding GlcG/HbpS family heme-binding protein, with translation MKRIISCAILFSSVLSFTSAASGILTEKNLSLELADKLAQSAIQACSANNYNVAVTVVDRAGIPLVIKKMDNAGPHTVEASRMKAFTALTTKNPTENVMKNAQTNAGAENLRDIPGFLLLAGGVPVKSGEEVVGAIGVGGAPGGHLDQQCALTALEKVLTK, from the coding sequence ATGAAACGTATAATCTCATGCGCCATTTTATTTAGCAGTGTGCTGTCATTCACCAGTGCAGCCAGTGGCATTCTGACCGAAAAGAATCTCTCCCTCGAATTGGCTGATAAGTTGGCGCAAAGTGCTATCCAGGCCTGTAGCGCCAATAACTACAATGTTGCCGTTACCGTTGTAGACCGCGCCGGCATTCCTCTGGTTATCAAGAAGATGGATAACGCAGGTCCTCATACGGTGGAAGCCAGCCGGATGAAAGCATTTACCGCGCTGACCACCAAAAACCCCACCGAAAATGTGATGAAAAATGCCCAGACCAACGCCGGGGCAGAAAATCTGCGTGATATCCCTGGATTTTTATTGCTGGCCGGTGGCGTACCGGTGAAAAGCGGTGAAGAAGTCGTTGGCGCTATTGGTGTAGGCGGCGCACCGGGTGGACACCTTGATCAGCAATGCGCACTTACCGCATTAGAAAAGGTGCTGACGAAATAA